In a single window of the Flavivirga spongiicola genome:
- a CDS encoding ATP-binding protein → MTIQGPLGNIWLRCSKGILVYDGYNYKLIKNKAVFFNDKKKNRVQDMLTDSDGNIWITSASGLLTKYNASTGLFEDMSSLLAEKDHVNNIFSKGKSIWLASKSGNIYRYTDSKISRVITIPHINPPLKNIFDIELVGNKQLYISTTDGEIFNYDLKTKQLTKLTGSFNNYPGNIVLTADNSSNRLWIGTEIHGLFVYNTTSKQFVQDIFFKKKKFNINKEMFITLFCDSHGYIWGGTDGGGLYKINSNTGSIDLFTKQDTNEFSLNSNSVLNISEDSHKNIWVTTNYGSLFVLPNANINIKYHTGSENNTPLRILSIYKSSIGDLFIGTDGAGLTKIVNNPDGTTNATQYFNNLPRDKGFYVQSITEDEHANIWLGTYRNGLWCFNTKNNTLRKKISIYNSKEQEATDVRTVFKDSKGRIWIGSNISVSIFTDDLRPIASFENNKNGLKGSNTESILEDKNGTIWLALYNGGLFQFNENTVDIKQSMFTKYSSYENNDIFSAKSMVLGEPNEIYLINHNGKLLKFNTTDKTYSNFEHIESINEQIFSSIIKENDQILWIGSTNNGISRLDIKKSTLKTFNTTDGFQNNMFLSTSSFKDKEGLLYFGGIKGINYFNPKHLRKKVSKAILRINDIEILNQPVDSLIPSQVTTGIHNIESLKLKYNQSSFSFRFSAIDNILNPKYYYAYRLKGFDDKWITNHSERVAIYTNIPSGDYTFEVKAGTKKNTWDIPTKQINITIEQPIWNKPLAYIIYLFIMALIAYGIRRWYLLRKKLFLEKIDHKKENELHEIKMNFFTKMSHEIQTPITLILGPIDDMLKRAEQNGNLLLKQRLNIISNNTKRLSKIARELTLVRNKELDKLRLIVNKNNLYKDIENISLSFKELARQKQIDFAINCPKNLSEAWYDKEKIEHIIYNLLSNAFKFTPKEGYIQLNVIPIDFKKAIRLSVVDSGPGIPQKELNTIFELFYQSKAGKKNKGSGIGLALTKELVDLHKGSIEVESTPGKGTIFTITLPIKEEAYTESERITTNTFEEPNVIDTVLENELSIEPNGSLNTTKKTILIVEDNYDLQAFLKDLLFNQYNIILAENGEEGYLYAKNNFPDLIISDIIMPKMDGIKMCDKLQDDKLTKHIPIILLTAKNSTHSKIHGLQSGAIEYINKPFNTKELLLKIKNIISSKEHIISKYRKEMISNPKIKQKKSQDEIFLENMMSYITLNLNDTNFKVEGLAGFLNMSYSSLYRKCLELTGQSIVDFVRSLRLKRAAILITKYGYSISEAAFMNGFNDPKYFSKCFKKQFKKTPKEFKNEAVKTDIPSYLKKHAIKSLDL, encoded by the coding sequence ATGACGATCCAAGGACCATTGGGAAATATTTGGTTAAGATGCAGTAAAGGCATATTAGTATATGACGGGTATAATTATAAGCTTATTAAGAATAAAGCTGTTTTTTTTAATGACAAAAAGAAAAATCGTGTACAAGATATGTTGACTGATAGTGATGGTAATATTTGGATTACATCTGCATCCGGTTTACTAACAAAATATAATGCTTCAACTGGATTATTTGAAGACATGTCATCATTATTAGCAGAAAAAGACCATGTAAATAATATCTTTTCAAAAGGAAAAAGTATATGGTTAGCCTCTAAAAGTGGAAATATATATCGCTATACGGATTCTAAAATAAGTAGAGTAATAACAATACCGCATATAAACCCGCCTCTTAAAAACATTTTCGACATCGAATTAGTTGGAAACAAACAGTTATATATAAGTACAACAGATGGAGAAATTTTTAATTACGACCTTAAAACAAAGCAATTAACTAAACTAACTGGTTCGTTTAATAACTACCCAGGAAATATAGTTTTAACAGCCGACAACAGCAGTAATAGGTTATGGATAGGAACAGAGATTCACGGGCTTTTTGTTTATAATACAACCAGTAAACAGTTTGTACAAGATATTTTCTTTAAAAAGAAAAAATTTAATATTAATAAAGAAATGTTCATAACCTTATTTTGTGATAGTCATGGATATATCTGGGGAGGTACAGATGGTGGTGGCTTGTATAAAATCAATTCTAATACAGGAAGTATCGATTTGTTTACCAAACAAGATACTAATGAGTTCTCTCTTAATAGCAATAGTGTTTTAAATATTAGCGAGGATAGCCATAAGAACATTTGGGTTACCACCAATTATGGAAGCTTATTTGTACTTCCCAATGCGAACATAAATATTAAATACCATACGGGATCTGAAAACAATACGCCTCTAAGAATATTAAGTATTTACAAAAGCTCTATTGGGGATTTATTTATTGGTACCGATGGAGCTGGTTTAACCAAAATAGTAAATAACCCAGATGGAACAACTAATGCAACTCAATATTTTAATAATTTACCTAGAGATAAAGGGTTTTATGTTCAATCTATAACTGAAGATGAACATGCCAATATTTGGCTTGGGACTTATAGGAATGGCTTATGGTGCTTTAATACAAAAAACAATACACTACGAAAAAAGATTAGCATCTATAATTCAAAAGAACAGGAAGCCACCGATGTGAGAACTGTTTTTAAAGATTCTAAGGGACGTATTTGGATAGGTTCAAATATATCAGTAAGCATATTTACTGACGATTTAAGACCAATAGCCAGTTTTGAAAATAATAAGAATGGGCTCAAAGGTTCCAATACCGAAAGTATTTTAGAAGACAAAAACGGAACCATTTGGTTGGCTTTATACAATGGTGGTTTATTTCAATTTAATGAGAACACTGTAGATATTAAACAATCTATGTTTACTAAGTATTCTAGTTATGAAAACAATGATATTTTTAGCGCTAAATCTATGGTTCTTGGTGAGCCTAACGAAATATATTTAATAAACCATAATGGTAAGCTATTAAAATTTAATACTACAGATAAAACCTATAGTAATTTTGAACATATAGAATCTATCAATGAGCAAATATTTTCTTCTATAATTAAAGAAAATGATCAAATTTTGTGGATCGGCTCTACTAATAATGGTATTAGTCGTTTAGATATTAAAAAATCTACATTAAAAACCTTTAATACTACAGATGGATTTCAAAATAATATGTTTTTATCCACAAGTTCTTTTAAAGATAAGGAGGGTTTACTTTATTTTGGCGGCATAAAAGGAATCAATTATTTTAACCCTAAACATTTAAGAAAAAAAGTATCTAAAGCGATATTGCGAATAAATGATATAGAGATTCTTAATCAGCCTGTTGACTCCTTGATCCCCTCACAAGTTACTACAGGGATACATAATATAGAGTCATTAAAATTAAAGTATAATCAATCTTCTTTTTCGTTTAGATTTTCTGCTATAGATAATATCCTCAATCCTAAATATTACTATGCGTATCGGTTAAAAGGGTTTGATGATAAATGGATTACAAATCATTCTGAACGTGTAGCTATTTATACTAATATTCCTTCTGGCGATTATACTTTTGAGGTAAAAGCCGGCACCAAAAAAAATACATGGGATATTCCAACAAAGCAAATTAATATTACCATAGAACAACCTATATGGAACAAACCTTTAGCCTATATTATCTATTTATTTATAATGGCATTAATAGCATACGGTATAAGACGATGGTATTTGTTGAGAAAAAAATTGTTTTTAGAAAAGATTGATCATAAAAAGGAAAATGAATTGCATGAAATAAAAATGAATTTTTTCACAAAAATGTCTCATGAAATACAAACTCCAATAACTTTAATTTTAGGGCCTATTGACGATATGTTAAAGAGAGCTGAACAAAATGGGAACTTATTGCTTAAACAACGCTTAAACATTATATCAAACAATACCAAACGCCTTTCTAAAATTGCTAGAGAACTAACTCTGGTTAGAAATAAAGAATTAGATAAGCTAAGGCTTATTGTAAACAAAAACAATTTATATAAAGACATTGAAAACATTTCACTTTCTTTTAAAGAATTAGCTAGACAAAAACAAATTGATTTTGCTATAAACTGTCCAAAAAATTTGTCGGAGGCATGGTATGACAAAGAAAAAATAGAGCATATTATATACAACTTACTCTCTAATGCTTTTAAATTTACTCCAAAGGAAGGTTATATTCAATTAAACGTAATTCCAATTGATTTTAAAAAAGCAATAAGATTATCTGTAGTAGATTCTGGACCAGGAATTCCTCAAAAAGAGTTAAATACTATTTTTGAGCTATTTTATCAATCTAAAGCAGGCAAAAAAAATAAAGGGTCAGGTATTGGATTAGCACTCACAAAAGAATTGGTAGATTTACACAAAGGGAGTATTGAAGTTGAATCGACACCGGGGAAAGGCACTATTTTTACAATTACATTACCTATTAAGGAAGAAGCCTATACGGAATCTGAAAGAATTACAACCAACACCTTCGAGGAACCAAATGTTATTGATACAGTTCTGGAAAATGAACTCTCAATAGAACCTAATGGCAGTTTAAATACTACTAAAAAAACCATACTAATTGTTGAAGATAATTATGATCTACAGGCTTTTTTAAAAGACCTTTTATTCAATCAATACAATATTATTTTAGCCGAAAATGGTGAGGAAGGCTATTTATATGCAAAAAACAACTTCCCAGATCTTATTATAAGTGATATTATAATGCCAAAAATGGATGGTATTAAAATGTGCGACAAACTTCAAGACGATAAATTAACTAAACACATTCCTATAATATTACTTACTGCAAAAAACTCTACGCATTCCAAAATTCACGGACTCCAGTCCGGTGCTATAGAGTATATTAACAAACCTTTTAATACCAAAGAACTCCTGTTAAAAATTAAAAACATTATATCTTCTAAAGAGCATATTATTTCTAAATACCGAAAAGAAATGATAAGTAATCCTAAAATAAAACAAAAAAAATCTCAAGACGAAATTTTTTTAGAAAATATGATGTCTTATATAACTTTAAATTTAAACGACACTAATTTTAAAGTAGAAGGGTTGGCGGGTTTCCTTAATATGAGTTATTCCAGTTTATATAGAAAATGTCTGGAATTGACAGGGCAAAGCATTGTTGATTTTGTTAGATCATTACGCTTAAAAAGAGCAGCTATTTTAATCACAAAATATGGTTATAGTATTTCAGAAGCAGCCTTTATGAATGGGTTTAATGATCCTAAATATTTTTCAAAATGTTTTAAAAAGCAATTCAAGAAAACGCCTAAAGAATTTAAAAACGAAGCTGTAAAAACAGACATCCCATCTTATTTAAAAAAACATGCCATTAAATCTTTAGACTTATAA
- a CDS encoding RagB/SusD family nutrient uptake outer membrane protein gives MKQVKNIKIFGLILCLMGTVSCSDLLDQEPLSITHPNAFWVSQANAEQAVAGAYGLFKSALLTQSNFMYWGEWPGMTFMNSRSWIVNYIEGSGNYDLAYRGDSRNWKNFFRAANWAFTIEQYIEGMSVDFFDSESEKNRLLGEAAFIRSITYFYMARIWGDVPIVEQSIESSDQLVTPDGYIVRNPRVDELQVLDYALAAADKSISLLDYSSPGASGWAITANKASAEALKAHITLWYASRDNENADMIQQSIAATTSVINNSGARLIDYVSEGEDGFNAMCMGQSATGLFELNVNSSMDESFSVTTSDGSHTGLTLNFPVFSSINRNRSPFMDPDFYGNEMMAGDSDRANDVRKDLFFFEYGTNDDSYLQKYSHASQDPSSESAYALFSESNILIFRLADMYLLRAEANARLGNSGPAVADLNMIRSQANVPNYMGATDRASLMKAIFDERAIEFVGEAQSGYDRVRMDYFDGVPWASPTRNNKEGYFWPVHPNIISTNPDIVQTEYWRGKL, from the coding sequence ATGAAACAAGTAAAAAATATTAAAATATTCGGATTGATTTTATGCTTGATGGGAACTGTAAGTTGTTCAGATCTTTTAGATCAAGAACCATTAAGTATAACGCACCCGAATGCTTTTTGGGTGAGTCAGGCAAATGCAGAGCAAGCTGTTGCCGGCGCTTACGGATTATTTAAATCAGCACTTTTAACCCAATCTAACTTTATGTATTGGGGGGAATGGCCTGGAATGACCTTTATGAATAGCCGAAGTTGGATTGTTAATTATATAGAAGGTAGTGGAAACTATGACTTAGCCTATAGAGGAGATTCAAGAAATTGGAAAAACTTTTTTAGGGCTGCAAACTGGGCTTTCACCATAGAACAATACATTGAAGGGATGTCTGTTGACTTTTTTGATTCTGAATCAGAAAAAAACAGACTTTTAGGAGAGGCTGCATTTATTAGGTCTATTACCTATTTTTATATGGCAAGAATATGGGGAGATGTGCCAATAGTTGAGCAGTCTATAGAAAGCTCAGACCAATTAGTTACCCCAGATGGTTACATTGTAAGAAACCCAAGAGTAGACGAATTACAGGTGTTAGACTATGCTTTAGCAGCAGCAGATAAGTCGATAAGCTTATTAGACTATTCTTCACCAGGAGCTTCAGGATGGGCAATAACAGCTAATAAAGCAAGTGCAGAAGCTTTAAAAGCACACATCACATTATGGTATGCTAGTAGAGATAATGAAAATGCCGATATGATTCAACAATCTATAGCGGCAACTACTTCTGTAATTAATAATAGTGGTGCCAGATTAATAGACTATGTAAGTGAAGGTGAAGATGGCTTTAATGCCATGTGCATGGGACAATCTGCTACGGGGCTTTTTGAGCTTAATGTGAATTCTAGTATGGACGAATCATTTAGTGTAACCACATCAGATGGTAGTCATACTGGACTTACCCTAAATTTCCCGGTGTTTTCATCAATTAATAGAAACAGAAGCCCTTTTATGGACCCAGATTTTTATGGGAATGAAATGATGGCTGGAGACTCGGACAGAGCAAATGATGTTAGAAAAGATTTATTCTTCTTCGAATATGGTACAAATGATGACTCCTATTTACAAAAGTATTCACATGCATCGCAAGATCCAAGCTCAGAAAGTGCTTACGCCTTATTTTCAGAATCTAATATTTTAATATTCAGATTGGCAGATATGTATCTTTTAAGAGCAGAAGCGAATGCCCGATTAGGAAATTCAGGACCTGCGGTAGCAGATTTAAATATGATAAGATCACAAGCCAATGTGCCTAACTATATGGGAGCTACAGATAGGGCATCGCTTATGAAAGCTATTTTCGATGAGCGCGCTATAGAGTTTGTAGGAGAAGCACAATCTGGGTATGACAGAGTAAGAATGGATTATTTTGATGGTGTGCCTTGGGCAAGCCCGACAAGGAATAATAAGGAAGGTTATTTTTGGCCTGTACATCCAAACATTATTTCTACCAATCCTGATATTGTTCAAACAGAATATTGGAGAGGCAAATTATAA
- a CDS encoding SusC/RagA family TonB-linked outer membrane protein: MKKLLFMTVALLSLSFSYSQEGTISGTVTDSKTGIPLPGVSVYLKQNKALGVATDFDGAFKLKNVNSESIIVLSLMGYQTKEVTVGQNTVLNITMAEDLTELDAIVLIGYQKVHKRDVTGAVSSVRSDDLESIPVLNVAGLIATQVTGMQSVSLTGAPAGRGAIVIRGNTSVGANIDADLAYSNPLYVIDGVQTSLEDLAGYGVSNVDFLASLNPNDIKSIDVLKDASAAAIYGSRGANGVIIIETKGGANLDKPEFTFTTSLGIQPKPDLVPILVGAAERRAKMDMIQRWWQPNELQSSYAPMVLTDSINPSFNNNVDYQNLFYRTGIMQKHNFSVRGGSEQSNYRVSLGYDKQEGAIIGTGVDRITLATNLNFKAGKSFRNRFITRFTYSDQDTGQGNPYQGPFSLNSSLPVSPAYLQSSLFSITDSRIKSLSGELNDKLNTDRTVNLTLSNFASVDVIKGLSLNSQLSFVYDSNKKNFYEPSTIRNEGDGFASYALYNRKNLTAETYLSLFKNFGNDNHEVTAVLGNRIDYNQYESMQLAAFGFGSDAIKVINDRYTQDQISGSTDISSNAMVSYFGRFAYKYKERYQIGASFSMDGSSRFGKDVRWAKFPSVNAGWTISEEPFLKPHISNVVDFLKVRASWGINGKQFPENFLRFGAYSLGYGGTPLGTSQMDVSSYGGVTGVIPNYNQIGNTSLSWEETEQWNIGVDLDLFNYRVSLTFDAYNKNTDKLFFDAAFPAYSGYNSAPTNIAGVVNYGWESMIHYHVFPKSNDLRLELMLGFSRNENYVSKLPNGNRDYIGSDYGYVVGRPLNLYKMFINEYILDDLSQLPVNPFTGQPLAGKSAWATIAPGFPIWSDLNGDYFLNETHDWKLTTDYSPIPDIQGSFNINLRYKKWYFQMYSQFSFGADIKNTVLNSYLDNYDRGNTPWAERGLADLSEHTFWQNPGDGAAGVDFPALYPTSAPSVGNFYRFRSNQSLWIDSGDYWKITNASIGYTFDGTDNFMKNIGFSRLRLYASVLNPYQWQRSKKVVDASMVDAKGHTYGNGYPQGKTIFIGIDTKF; the protein is encoded by the coding sequence ATGAAGAAACTATTATTTATGACTGTTGCACTTCTGAGTTTATCGTTTTCTTATAGTCAAGAAGGTACGATAAGTGGAACTGTAACAGATTCAAAGACAGGGATACCTTTGCCTGGCGTTAGTGTTTATCTAAAACAGAATAAAGCATTAGGCGTTGCAACCGATTTTGATGGCGCTTTTAAACTTAAAAATGTTAATTCAGAATCCATTATAGTACTATCTCTAATGGGGTACCAGACCAAAGAAGTTACAGTAGGACAAAATACTGTTTTAAATATTACGATGGCAGAAGATTTAACAGAATTAGATGCTATTGTACTCATTGGATATCAAAAAGTACATAAACGAGATGTTACCGGAGCAGTATCTAGTGTGCGAAGTGATGATTTAGAGAGTATTCCTGTGCTTAATGTAGCAGGTTTAATTGCGACACAAGTAACCGGGATGCAAAGCGTATCATTAACTGGAGCCCCAGCGGGTAGAGGCGCTATCGTTATTCGTGGTAATACAAGTGTAGGAGCTAATATTGATGCTGATTTGGCTTATAGTAATCCATTATACGTTATAGATGGTGTACAAACGAGTTTAGAAGATTTAGCAGGATATGGAGTTTCTAACGTAGATTTTTTAGCATCTCTTAATCCAAATGACATTAAAAGTATTGATGTTTTAAAAGATGCATCAGCTGCAGCTATTTATGGATCCAGAGGGGCAAATGGTGTTATCATCATTGAAACCAAAGGAGGCGCTAATCTTGATAAACCTGAGTTTACATTCACAACCAGTCTAGGTATTCAACCAAAACCAGATTTAGTACCTATATTAGTTGGAGCTGCAGAGCGTCGTGCTAAAATGGACATGATTCAGCGATGGTGGCAGCCCAATGAGCTACAGTCCAGTTATGCACCTATGGTGTTAACAGATAGTATAAACCCATCATTTAACAATAATGTTGATTATCAAAATTTGTTTTACAGAACAGGAATTATGCAGAAACATAATTTTAGTGTTAGAGGTGGCAGTGAACAATCTAATTACCGCGTTTCTTTAGGGTATGATAAGCAAGAAGGAGCTATTATAGGCACTGGAGTTGATAGAATTACTTTGGCTACTAATTTGAATTTTAAAGCTGGTAAAAGTTTTAGAAACCGATTTATCACTAGATTTACTTATTCCGATCAAGATACAGGACAAGGTAACCCATATCAAGGACCTTTTAGCCTAAATTCTTCACTACCAGTAAGCCCAGCATATTTACAATCCTCCTTATTTAGTATTACAGATTCAAGAATCAAATCGTTAAGTGGGGAATTAAATGATAAGCTGAACACAGACAGAACAGTAAATTTAACACTTTCAAATTTTGCTTCAGTTGATGTTATTAAAGGCTTAAGTTTAAACTCACAGCTAAGTTTTGTATACGATAGCAATAAAAAGAATTTCTATGAGCCTTCAACCATTCGTAATGAAGGAGATGGTTTTGCCAGTTATGCATTATATAATAGAAAAAACCTAACAGCAGAAACGTATTTAAGTCTATTTAAAAACTTTGGAAATGATAATCATGAAGTCACGGCTGTTTTAGGAAATAGAATAGATTACAATCAATACGAATCTATGCAATTAGCAGCTTTTGGTTTTGGTAGTGATGCTATTAAAGTAATAAATGATAGGTACACACAAGATCAAATAAGTGGCTCTACAGATATTAGCTCGAATGCTATGGTATCTTACTTTGGGCGTTTCGCTTATAAATATAAAGAACGTTATCAAATAGGAGCCAGCTTTAGTATGGATGGATCGTCAAGATTTGGTAAAGATGTAAGATGGGCAAAATTCCCATCGGTAAATGCTGGATGGACCATATCAGAAGAGCCATTTCTTAAACCACACATTTCTAATGTTGTAGACTTTCTTAAAGTAAGAGCGTCTTGGGGTATTAATGGAAAACAATTTCCGGAAAACTTTTTAAGATTTGGAGCTTATAGCCTTGGCTATGGAGGTACACCATTAGGAACTAGCCAAATGGACGTTTCAAGTTATGGAGGTGTAACAGGAGTAATTCCTAATTACAACCAAATAGGGAATACCTCGCTTTCCTGGGAGGAAACAGAGCAATGGAATATTGGTGTTGATTTAGATCTGTTTAATTATCGTGTTAGTTTAACTTTTGATGCCTATAATAAAAATACAGATAAATTATTTTTTGATGCCGCTTTCCCAGCCTATTCAGGATACAACTCAGCACCAACTAATATTGCAGGTGTTGTAAATTATGGATGGGAATCTATGATACATTATCACGTTTTTCCAAAAAGTAATGATTTACGCTTGGAGTTAATGCTAGGATTCTCTAGAAATGAAAACTACGTGTCTAAATTGCCAAACGGTAATCGCGATTATATAGGTAGTGATTATGGTTACGTAGTAGGAAGGCCTCTTAACCTATACAAGATGTTTATTAATGAGTATATTCTTGACGATTTAAGTCAATTACCGGTAAACCCTTTTACAGGACAACCTTTAGCGGGTAAAAGTGCTTGGGCAACTATTGCTCCGGGATTCCCGATATGGAGTGATTTAAACGGTGATTATTTTCTTAATGAAACTCATGATTGGAAACTAACAACAGACTATTCGCCTATTCCGGATATTCAAGGGTCTTTTAATATAAACCTTCGCTATAAAAAGTGGTACTTCCAAATGTATAGCCAATTTTCATTTGGTGCCGATATAAAAAATACGGTACTTAACAGTTATTTAGATAATTATGATCGAGGTAATACTCCGTGGGCAGAAAGAGGTTTGGCCGATTTAAGCGAGCATACTTTTTGGCAAAATCCGGGAGATGGTGCTGCCGGTGTAGATTTTCCGGCCTTATATCCAACTAGCGCTCCTAGTGTAGGAAACTTTTACAGATTTAGAAGTAACCAATCTTTATGGATTGATAGTGGAGACTATTGGAAAATAACCAATGCCTCAATAGGCTATACTTTTGATGGTACAGATAATTTCATGAAAAACATAGGGTTTTCACGTTTACGTCTTTATGCGTCTGTGTTAAATCCGTATCAATGGCAAAGATCTAAAAAAGTAGTAGATGCCTCTATGGTAGATGCTAAAGGACACACTTATGGAAATGGTTACCCACAAGGTAAAACAATTTTTATTGGAATAGATACAAAATTTTAA
- a CDS encoding fasciclin domain-containing protein — MKKIIGIITIVIFAFNACSTGGGYLVDGGLSSPEVGTTTMDFFKSHSQLDTLALLIERAGMGNLVNGETTIFAPNNLSIKNYVEDILTELRETNANAQYTINDIPTDTLQKYMGGYIFPGKITRENMTKEQGKIYASENGEERRISLEPSDSYGDYLDDKPEYVFYTYKNGDDWDVWDDIDDDDKVLVKTSNLVSTNGIIHVLQGSHTLFNYKND, encoded by the coding sequence ATGAAAAAAATAATAGGAATTATAACAATCGTAATTTTTGCTTTTAATGCGTGCTCGACTGGTGGAGGTTATTTGGTAGACGGTGGTTTAAGCAGTCCTGAAGTAGGAACTACTACAATGGATTTTTTCAAATCGCACAGCCAACTGGATACTTTAGCATTGTTGATTGAGCGAGCAGGAATGGGAAATTTGGTAAATGGAGAAACAACTATTTTTGCTCCTAACAATTTGTCTATTAAAAATTATGTTGAAGATATTTTAACAGAATTGAGAGAGACAAACGCTAATGCCCAATATACTATAAATGATATCCCAACGGATACATTACAAAAGTATATGGGAGGGTATATCTTTCCGGGAAAAATTACACGAGAAAATATGACTAAAGAGCAAGGGAAAATATATGCCTCTGAAAACGGTGAAGAAAGAAGAATATCACTTGAGCCATCGGATAGTTATGGTGATTATTTAGATGACAAGCCGGAGTATGTATTTTATACTTATAAAAATGGAGATGATTGGGATGTCTGGGATGATATTGATGATGATGATAAAGTGTTAGTCAAAACATCAAATCTAGTTTCTACCAATGGTATTATCCATGTTTTACAAGGTTCGCATACGCTTTTTAATTACAAAAACGACTAA
- a CDS encoding Gfo/Idh/MocA family protein: MSSRRNFVKKSAIAGAGIALLPGLTFGTSYNIKRETLKLAFIGVGLRGTNHLRNALQRKDIEVTAICDIDSRRIPIALKMIDKAGQRKPKVFGSNDYDYRNLLELKEVDAVIIATPWLWHTRMAVDSMKAGKYTGLEVSAANTLEECWDLVNTHEETGSHLMILENVNYRRDVLAVLNMVKQNVFGELLHFTCGYQHDLRHVKLNDGKTAYGKGVEFGEKGISESAWRTQHSLLRNADVYPTHGLGPIAVMANVNRGNRFLSLTSHATKAIGLNKYIVDNAGQNHPNAKLKWKQGDIITSTIETSNGETIIVTHNVNTPHPYSLGFKVQGVQGLTDFDYHTQRIHIEGTTKGHGWEAMEAWFKKYDHPLWKKYGEGATEAGHGGIDFFVMQAFVESAKQNIAPPMDAYDAAAWSAVTPLSESSIENNGEPQDFPDFTRGNWIKRKPYNWIKDTY, translated from the coding sequence ATGTCATCAAGACGAAACTTTGTAAAGAAGTCAGCTATAGCTGGCGCAGGAATAGCATTACTTCCAGGTTTAACATTTGGAACTTCATATAACATAAAAAGAGAGACTCTTAAACTGGCATTTATAGGTGTTGGACTGCGGGGTACCAATCATTTAAGGAATGCTTTACAAAGAAAAGATATTGAAGTAACAGCTATTTGCGATATAGATTCCAGAAGAATCCCTATTGCTTTAAAAATGATAGACAAAGCAGGGCAAAGAAAACCTAAAGTATTTGGAAGTAATGATTATGATTACAGAAACTTGCTGGAATTAAAAGAAGTGGATGCTGTCATTATAGCAACTCCTTGGTTATGGCACACCCGTATGGCAGTAGACTCTATGAAGGCAGGGAAGTACACAGGCCTAGAAGTATCAGCCGCTAATACTTTAGAAGAATGTTGGGATTTGGTAAACACACACGAAGAAACCGGTTCGCATTTAATGATACTAGAGAATGTAAATTACAGACGCGATGTGCTAGCCGTATTAAACATGGTGAAACAAAATGTATTTGGTGAATTATTACACTTTACCTGTGGTTATCAACATGATCTTAGACATGTAAAATTAAACGATGGAAAAACAGCTTATGGTAAAGGCGTAGAATTTGGAGAGAAAGGAATTTCAGAATCCGCATGGAGAACCCAACATTCATTACTAAGAAATGCAGATGTTTATCCTACCCATGGTTTAGGGCCTATAGCAGTTATGGCCAATGTAAACAGAGGGAATCGTTTCCTGTCTTTAACATCACATGCAACTAAAGCCATAGGGTTAAATAAATATATAGTAGATAATGCAGGACAGAACCATCCCAATGCTAAACTAAAATGGAAACAAGGAGATATTATCACATCAACCATAGAAACGTCTAATGGAGAAACCATTATAGTAACCCATAATGTCAATACACCACACCCTTATTCTTTAGGATTCAAAGTACAAGGTGTACAAGGACTTACAGACTTCGATTACCATACCCAACGTATTCATATAGAAGGTACAACCAAAGGGCATGGTTGGGAAGCTATGGAAGCCTGGTTTAAAAAATATGATCATCCATTATGGAAAAAGTATGGAGAAGGTGCTACAGAAGCAGGGCATGGCGGCATTGATTTCTTTGTTATGCAAGCCTTTGTAGAATCAGCAAAACAAAACATAGCCCCCCCAATGGATGCTTATGATGCAGCTGCATGGAGTGCCGTAACACCATTATCAGAATCATCTATAGAAAACAATGGAGAACCACAAGATTTTCCAGATTTCACACGTGGAAACTGGATAAAAAGAAAGCCTTACAACTGGATAAAAGATACATATTAA